A genome region from Coprococcus phoceensis includes the following:
- the ylqF gene encoding ribosome biogenesis GTPase YlqF, which yields MHFQWYPGHMTKAKRMMQENIKLIDLVIELVDARVPISSRNPDIDELGKNKARLILLNKSDLAEDKQNDAWAEYFKKKGFAVVKVNSKKGGGIKSIQGVIQEACKEKMERDRKRGILNRPVRAMVVGIPNVGKSTFINSLAGKACAKTGNKPGVTKGKQWIRLNKNVELLDTPGILWPKFEDQTVGLRLAFIGSIKDEILNTEELAAELIQFMKKHYAGVLAEKYAITEVEDPYACLTDIAKNRHCLLRGSELDTNKAAMLLIDDFRNGRLGKITLEFPEDYE from the coding sequence ATGCATTTTCAGTGGTATCCGGGTCATATGACTAAAGCAAAGCGTATGATGCAGGAAAATATAAAGCTGATCGATCTTGTGATTGAACTTGTGGATGCAAGAGTGCCGATCAGCAGCAGAAATCCAGATATTGATGAATTGGGAAAAAATAAGGCAAGATTAATTTTGCTGAATAAATCGGATCTGGCAGAAGATAAACAGAATGACGCATGGGCAGAATACTTTAAGAAAAAGGGATTTGCAGTTGTAAAAGTAAATTCTAAGAAGGGCGGTGGAATCAAATCCATTCAGGGAGTGATTCAGGAAGCCTGTAAAGAAAAGATGGAAAGAGACCGAAAACGCGGTATCTTGAACCGTCCGGTGCGCGCCATGGTTGTTGGAATTCCGAACGTAGGAAAGTCTACATTTATCAACTCGTTGGCGGGGAAGGCGTGTGCAAAGACTGGAAATAAACCGGGAGTTACAAAAGGGAAACAGTGGATCCGTTTGAATAAGAATGTAGAATTATTGGATACACCTGGAATTTTGTGGCCGAAATTTGAAGATCAGACAGTAGGACTGCGACTTGCATTTATCGGCTCTATTAAAGATGAGATTTTAAATACCGAGGAGTTGGCAGCAGAACTGATTCAGTTTATGAAAAAGCATTATGCGGGTGTTTTGGCAGAAAAATATGCTATTACCGAGGTCGAAGATCCGTATGCATGTCTGACTGATATTGCGAAAAACAGACATTGCCTGTTGAGGGGAAGCGAGCTGGACACGAATAAAGCAGCAATGCTTTTGATTGATGATTTCAGAAACGGAAGACTGGGAAAGATTACACTGGAATTTCCGGAAGATTATGAATAG
- a CDS encoding ABC transporter permease codes for MSETSVSQQNFLQKKRQHKRIVHSSRFLILILFLGIWEFTASKGFIDSFIFSSPSKVAACFWSMVCDKSIFLHITVTLYETLVSFFLVILCSLLVTILLWFSPKLSEILEPFLVVLNSLPKSALAPLLIVWLGATRTTIIVAGMSVAIFGSILNLYTTFINADKEKIKLIYTLHGNRFHALMKVVLPSSIPAIISNMKVNIGLCLVGVIIGEFLAARNGLGYLIIYSSQVFKLDWLLMSIVLLCIMAMGLYALINLLEKWYLKKF; via the coding sequence ATGAGTGAGACTTCTGTCTCCCAACAAAATTTTCTGCAAAAAAAGAGACAGCATAAGCGCATTGTTCACAGTTCCCGTTTTCTCATTCTCATCTTGTTTTTGGGAATTTGGGAATTCACTGCCTCAAAAGGATTTATTGATTCCTTTATTTTCAGCAGTCCGTCAAAAGTGGCAGCCTGTTTTTGGTCTATGGTCTGTGATAAAAGTATTTTTCTGCACATCACAGTCACACTTTACGAGACACTTGTCAGCTTTTTTCTCGTCATTTTGTGCAGTCTTCTTGTGACAATTCTTTTATGGTTCAGTCCAAAACTCTCCGAAATATTAGAACCGTTTCTTGTCGTTTTAAACAGTCTACCAAAATCTGCGCTTGCACCACTTTTAATTGTGTGGCTTGGTGCAACTCGCACTACAATCATTGTCGCCGGCATGTCTGTCGCAATTTTTGGAAGCATCCTGAACCTATACACAACATTTATCAACGCTGACAAAGAAAAAATCAAACTGATCTACACGCTCCACGGGAACAGATTCCATGCACTGATGAAAGTAGTACTGCCAAGCTCCATTCCCGCTATCATCAGCAATATGAAAGTCAATATCGGTCTATGTCTTGTGGGTGTCATTATCGGAGAATTTCTGGCGGCAAGAAATGGTCTCGGATACCTGATTATCTACTCCAGTCAGGTCTTTAAGCTAGACTGGCTACTCATGTCAATTGTACTTTTGTGTATTATGGCTATGGGGCTGTATGCTTTGATTAATCTGTTGGAAAAATGGTATTTAAAAAAGTTCTAA
- the pgeF gene encoding peptidoglycan editing factor PgeF: MSIGFSYKNDEKIFTEKVENGVPYLEYPLLADTGLVRHGFSTRLGGVSEGVCSTMNLSFSRGDDESAVRENYRRMANAIGVEDDSFVFSMQTHTTNIRVVTSKDKGKGLTTPLDYSDVDGLVTDEPGLCLTTFYADCVPLFFLDPVKKVIGLSHSGWRGTVGKIGKKTVEVMRSEYGCHPEDILAAIGPSICQTCYEVSEDVIDAFRQNFHQQYWEKLFYRKTNGKYQLNLWKANELILEEAGILKTHLAVTNLCTCCNHELLFSHRASNGKRGNLAAFLALK, translated from the coding sequence ATGAGTATAGGGTTTTCATATAAAAACGATGAAAAAATTTTTACGGAAAAAGTAGAAAATGGTGTTCCGTATTTGGAATACCCACTTCTGGCAGACACCGGATTGGTCCGTCATGGATTTTCGACAAGACTTGGGGGCGTCAGCGAAGGTGTTTGCAGTACGATGAATTTAAGCTTTTCAAGAGGGGATGACGAGTCGGCTGTCCGGGAAAACTATCGGAGGATGGCAAATGCAATCGGTGTAGAGGATGATAGTTTTGTGTTTTCCATGCAGACACACACGACAAATATTCGCGTTGTCACGTCAAAAGACAAGGGAAAAGGCTTGACTACACCGCTTGACTATTCGGATGTGGATGGTCTTGTGACAGATGAACCGGGACTTTGTCTGACAACATTCTATGCGGATTGTGTCCCTTTGTTTTTCTTGGATCCGGTGAAAAAAGTGATCGGTCTAAGTCATTCCGGTTGGAGAGGAACTGTCGGGAAAATAGGGAAAAAGACAGTGGAAGTGATGCGAAGCGAATATGGATGTCATCCAGAAGATATCTTGGCGGCAATCGGACCGTCTATCTGTCAGACGTGTTATGAAGTAAGCGAGGACGTCATTGATGCGTTTAGACAAAATTTTCACCAGCAGTACTGGGAGAAACTGTTTTATAGGAAAACAAATGGCAAATATCAACTGAATCTTTGGAAAGCAAATGAGTTGATATTGGAGGAAGCTGGGATTTTGAAAACACATTTGGCTGTGACGAACTTGTGCACGTGCTGCAACCATGAACTGTTGTTTTCACATCGGGCATCCAATGGAAAGAGGGGAAATTTAGCAGCATTTTTGGCATTGAAATAG
- the asd gene encoding aspartate-semialdehyde dehydrogenase: protein MEQKLRVGILGATGMVGQRFISLLENHPWYEVVTVAASPRSAGKTYEEAVGDRWKMKTPMPEAVKKLVVANVNEVEKVAADVDFVFSAVDMTKEEIKAIEDAYAKTETPVVSNNSAHRWTKDVPMVVPEINPEHFEVIEAQKKRLGTERGFVAVKPNCSIQSYAPVLTAWKEFEPTEVVATTYQAISGAGKTFKDWPEMVENIIPFIGGEEEKSEQEPLRIWGKVVDGEIVKADGPVITTQCIRVPVLDGHTAAVFVRFAKKPTKEQLIEKLVNFKGLPQELELPSAPKQFIQYLEEDNRPQVQLDVNFENGMGISVGRLREDSVYDFKFVGLSHNTVRGAAGGAILCAETLTAKGYIKAK, encoded by the coding sequence ATGGAACAGAAATTGAGAGTTGGAATTTTAGGAGCAACAGGTATGGTTGGACAACGTTTTATTTCTCTGTTGGAAAATCATCCGTGGTATGAAGTCGTGACAGTGGCAGCGAGCCCGAGATCAGCAGGAAAGACTTACGAAGAAGCGGTTGGGGATCGTTGGAAAATGAAGACACCAATGCCGGAGGCAGTGAAAAAATTAGTTGTTGCCAATGTAAATGAAGTAGAGAAAGTGGCTGCAGATGTTGACTTTGTGTTCAGTGCGGTGGATATGACAAAAGAAGAGATCAAAGCGATTGAAGATGCATATGCAAAGACAGAGACACCGGTTGTTTCAAACAATAGTGCGCACCGTTGGACAAAGGATGTGCCGATGGTAGTTCCAGAGATTAATCCAGAACATTTTGAAGTAATAGAAGCTCAGAAAAAACGTCTTGGAACAGAAAGAGGATTTGTGGCGGTAAAACCAAACTGTTCGATTCAAAGCTATGCTCCGGTTCTGACAGCATGGAAAGAATTTGAGCCGACAGAAGTAGTGGCAACTACATATCAGGCAATCTCAGGGGCAGGAAAGACATTCAAAGACTGGCCAGAGATGGTAGAAAATATTATTCCGTTTATCGGTGGTGAAGAAGAAAAAAGTGAACAAGAACCACTTCGTATCTGGGGAAAAGTAGTTGATGGAGAGATTGTAAAAGCGGATGGACCGGTAATTACAACTCAGTGTATCCGCGTACCGGTTTTGGACGGACATACAGCAGCTGTATTTGTGAGATTTGCAAAGAAGCCAACGAAAGAGCAGCTGATTGAAAAGCTTGTGAACTTTAAGGGACTGCCGCAGGAATTGGAGCTTCCAAGTGCGCCGAAGCAGTTTATTCAATACTTAGAGGAAGATAATCGTCCACAGGTACAATTGGATGTCAATTTTGAAAATGGTATGGGAATTTCGGTAGGACGTTTGAGAGAAGACAGTGTATACGATTTTAAATTTGTCGGACTTTCTCATAACACAGTACGTGGCGCAGCAGGTGGTGCAATCCTCTGTGCAGAGACACTGACTGCAAAAGGATATATCAAAGCAAAATAA
- a CDS encoding ABC transporter ATP-binding protein: MEHVLELKNISHSYHNTEGETPALKDLSFFLKKGEFISIVGPSGCGKSTLLSLIAGLLVPESGTILINGKQLKESTTNIGYMLQRDHLFEWRTIYNNVILGLEIQHMLTARTRRKAHQLLEQYGLESFANARPSELSGGMRQRAALIRTLVLEPDLLLLDEPFSALDYQTRLTVGDDIGQIIKKEQKTAILVTHDLSEAISLGDRVIVLSERPATVQQTIPLSFSLEEDTPLHRRNAPEFKTYFNLIWKELNRNE, encoded by the coding sequence ATGGAACATGTTCTTGAACTGAAAAACATCAGTCATTCTTATCATAATACAGAAGGAGAAACACCTGCACTAAAAGACCTTTCTTTCTTCCTGAAAAAGGGGGAATTCATAAGCATTGTCGGTCCTTCAGGCTGTGGAAAATCCACGTTGCTGTCACTCATTGCAGGATTGCTCGTTCCGGAAAGCGGAACAATACTAATCAATGGAAAACAATTAAAAGAAAGCACTACAAATATTGGATACATGTTACAAAGAGATCATCTGTTTGAATGGCGAACGATTTATAACAATGTCATTCTAGGTTTAGAAATCCAGCATATGCTCACCGCCCGCACACGCAGAAAAGCACATCAGTTGTTGGAACAATATGGTCTGGAATCTTTCGCAAACGCAAGACCATCTGAACTGTCCGGAGGCATGAGACAGCGCGCTGCTTTAATCCGTACTCTCGTGTTGGAACCGGATCTTCTTCTATTAGATGAGCCCTTCTCAGCTCTTGATTATCAGACTCGGCTCACTGTAGGAGATGACATTGGACAGATTATCAAAAAAGAACAAAAAACAGCCATCCTCGTCACACATGATCTTTCCGAGGCAATCAGCCTGGGAGACCGGGTAATCGTTCTCTCCGAAAGACCTGCCACCGTACAACAGACAATCCCTTTGTCCTTCTCTCTCGAAGAAGACACGCCGCTCCACAGACGAAATGCACCCGAATTCAAAACCTATTTTAATCTCATTTGGAAGGAGTTGAACCGCAATGAGTGA
- a CDS encoding ribonuclease HII has product MNKKISEIKAEFEATDKVMLNELYAKYEKDERTGVVNLIQKYKKQEQKLCMERERIENMRIYERKYAHFSYICGIDEVGRGPLAGPVVAGAVILPKDCEILYLNDSKKLSEKRREELYDEIMEKAIATGIGIVSPARIDEINILQATYEAMRIAIQQLETEPDLLLNDAVTIPGVTIDQVPIIKGDAKSVSIAAASIIAKVTRDRLMVQYDDVLPGYGFASNKGYGSAEHITALKTLGATPIHRMSFIKNFV; this is encoded by the coding sequence ATGAATAAAAAAATTAGTGAAATCAAAGCAGAATTTGAAGCTACAGATAAAGTGATGCTGAACGAGTTGTATGCAAAATATGAGAAGGATGAGCGTACAGGAGTAGTCAATCTGATTCAAAAATATAAAAAACAGGAACAAAAACTTTGTATGGAGCGAGAACGAATTGAGAATATGCGTATTTACGAAAGAAAATACGCACATTTTTCATATATATGCGGCATTGACGAAGTGGGGAGAGGACCGCTTGCGGGACCGGTGGTTGCCGGTGCGGTGATTTTGCCGAAAGATTGTGAGATTCTTTATCTGAATGACTCGAAAAAGCTTTCGGAAAAGAGACGAGAAGAGTTGTATGATGAGATTATGGAAAAAGCGATTGCGACAGGAATTGGCATTGTGAGTCCGGCACGAATTGATGAGATCAATATACTGCAGGCGACTTATGAGGCAATGCGTATAGCGATTCAACAATTAGAGACAGAGCCTGATCTGTTGTTGAATGATGCTGTGACGATTCCGGGAGTGACGATTGATCAGGTGCCAATTATCAAGGGTGATGCGAAAAGTGTTTCTATTGCAGCGGCAAGTATCATTGCAAAGGTTACAAGAGACCGTCTTATGGTTCAGTATGATGATGTGCTGCCTGGATATGGATTTGCGAGTAACAAAGGATATGGTTCTGCGGAACATATCACGGCGTTGAAAACGCTTGGAGCTACACCGATTCATAGAATGAGCTTTATTAAAAATTTTGTTTGA
- a CDS encoding epoxyqueuosine reductase QueH, with protein sequence MNYQKELEKLIVKLEKEEKVPRLLLHSCCAPCSSYVLEYLSNYFDITVFYYNPNIFPESEYTKRILEQQMLIGEMKGKHPISFVAGNYDREKFYELAKGLEHLKEGGERCFKCYALRLEETARMAKEAEFDYFTTTLTISPMKNAEKLNTIGAKIGEKYGVKYLQSDFKKKNGYKRSIELSNEFGLYRQDYCGCEFSVRDRKQESTGIKKK encoded by the coding sequence ATGAATTATCAAAAAGAACTGGAAAAGCTGATTGTAAAGCTTGAAAAAGAAGAAAAAGTGCCGAGGCTTTTGCTGCACAGCTGCTGTGCACCATGTAGCAGTTATGTCTTAGAGTATTTGAGCAATTATTTTGACATTACTGTTTTCTATTATAATCCTAATATTTTTCCGGAAAGTGAATATACAAAAAGGATTTTAGAACAGCAGATGCTGATCGGAGAGATGAAAGGAAAGCATCCAATCTCTTTTGTTGCGGGCAATTATGACAGGGAGAAGTTTTATGAGCTCGCAAAAGGCTTGGAACACTTGAAAGAAGGCGGAGAGCGGTGTTTTAAGTGCTATGCGCTCCGATTGGAAGAGACAGCGAGAATGGCAAAGGAAGCGGAATTTGATTACTTTACGACGACGCTTACAATCAGTCCAATGAAAAATGCGGAAAAGCTGAATACGATTGGCGCAAAAATAGGTGAAAAATATGGCGTGAAGTATTTACAGTCAGATTTTAAAAAGAAGAATGGATACAAACGTTCCATTGAGCTTTCCAATGAATTTGGACTTTACAGACAAGATTACTGTGGGTGCGAGTTTTCTGTCAGAGACAGGAAACAAGAAAGCACCGGAATCAAGAAAAAATAA
- a CDS encoding HAD family hydrolase, with amino-acid sequence MSRKMLFFDIDGTLVAEGTHYLPQSAVNAIRKARENGHLVFINTGRTRFSIDDFLEEIGFDGYVCGCGTAIYVGEKTIFKNTLTKEYCREIIKMLRTCNITAVFEEENRVFFDEELPDHKILHDLRARFGTKAFDIPKSLEDGEILFDKFVVWVNTVSDYKMFYNYISEKFDCIDRGAGMYEIVPKGISKASGIQMLMDYYGILLEDCYAFGDSTNDLPMLQFVPNSVAMGNSMKEIFPYCAYRTADLEDDGIEKALRHYGII; translated from the coding sequence ATGAGTCGAAAAATGCTTTTTTTTGACATTGACGGAACACTTGTGGCAGAGGGAACACATTACCTTCCACAAAGTGCGGTGAATGCAATTCGCAAGGCAAGAGAAAATGGGCATTTGGTGTTTATCAATACGGGACGAACGAGATTTAGTATTGATGATTTTTTAGAAGAGATAGGTTTTGATGGTTATGTCTGTGGATGCGGAACGGCAATTTATGTTGGAGAAAAGACGATTTTTAAAAATACACTTACAAAAGAATATTGTAGGGAAATTATTAAGATGTTAAGAACATGCAATATCACAGCGGTGTTTGAGGAGGAAAATCGTGTGTTCTTTGATGAAGAGCTTCCAGATCATAAAATTCTTCATGATTTAAGAGCAAGGTTCGGTACGAAAGCATTTGATATTCCAAAGTCGCTGGAAGATGGAGAAATTTTATTTGATAAATTTGTAGTATGGGTGAATACAGTGAGTGACTATAAGATGTTCTACAACTATATTTCAGAGAAATTTGATTGTATAGACAGAGGCGCTGGAATGTATGAGATTGTTCCAAAGGGGATTTCGAAAGCGTCCGGTATTCAGATGCTTATGGATTATTATGGAATTTTGCTGGAAGATTGCTATGCGTTTGGAGACAGCACGAACGATCTTCCGATGCTTCAGTTTGTACCAAACAGTGTTGCGATGGGGAATAGCATGAAAGAGATTTTTCCATATTGTGCGTACCGGACTGCAGATTTGGAAGATGACGGGATCGAAAAGGCATTAAGACATTATGGAATTATTTAA
- a CDS encoding YraN family protein produces the protein MENRRKIGTNYERLAGKYLEAHGYQIIEYNFKCNAGEIDIIAKDQEYLVFCEVKYRRTARAGYPMEAVSLAKRRRISKCAQYYVYKNQWHEMPCRFDVVGILGTEVQLLKNAFDFVE, from the coding sequence GTGGAAAATAGACGAAAAATAGGAACGAACTATGAGAGGCTTGCAGGAAAATATCTGGAAGCACACGGATATCAGATTATAGAATATAATTTCAAATGCAATGCAGGGGAAATTGACATCATTGCAAAAGATCAGGAGTATCTTGTCTTTTGTGAAGTGAAATACAGAAGGACGGCGAGAGCAGGTTACCCGATGGAAGCAGTATCACTGGCGAAGCGGCGAAGAATTTCAAAGTGTGCACAGTATTACGTTTATAAAAATCAGTGGCATGAGATGCCGTGCCGTTTTGATGTGGTAGGTATTTTGGGAACAGAAGTACAGCTTTTAAAGAATGCATTTGATTTTGTGGAGTGA
- the lepB gene encoding signal peptidase I translates to MGRLKFGKEKKRVNFDLLRVVGIWTFQIAVVCLIAFVFVWYFGQRVSTIGDSMKPVLENGDITLINRIIYNASSPKRGDIIAFKPNGNENSHYYIKRIIGLPGETVEIKDGEILINGEKIEEDYKTTKIDDPGIVEEPITLGGDEFFVLGDDRQNSEDSRMADIGNVKRTEIEGKVWFVIAPKDHFGFVK, encoded by the coding sequence ATGGGTCGTTTAAAATTTGGAAAAGAAAAGAAGAGAGTGAATTTTGATCTGCTTCGTGTAGTGGGAATATGGACTTTTCAGATTGCAGTTGTATGTCTGATCGCCTTTGTATTTGTGTGGTATTTTGGACAGAGAGTGAGTACGATCGGAGATTCTATGAAACCGGTATTAGAAAATGGAGATATCACACTCATCAATCGGATTATATATAATGCAAGCAGTCCGAAACGAGGGGACATTATTGCGTTTAAACCGAATGGAAATGAAAATTCGCATTATTATATCAAGCGAATCATTGGGCTTCCGGGGGAGACGGTAGAGATTAAGGACGGAGAGATTCTGATTAACGGAGAAAAGATTGAGGAAGACTATAAGACGACGAAAATCGATGATCCGGGAATTGTAGAAGAGCCAATTACATTGGGCGGTGATGAATTTTTTGTTTTGGGAGATGACAGACAGAATAGTGAAGACAGCCGTATGGCGGATATTGGCAATGTGAAAAGAACAGAGATTGAAGGAAAAGTGTGGTTTGTAATAGCGCCAAAGGATCACTTTGGTTTTGTGAAATAG
- the argH gene encoding argininosuccinate lyase, with translation MAQLWGGRFTKETDQLVYNFNASISFDQKFYAQDMRGSIAHVKMLAKQGILTEDERDQIIAGIEGILSDVERGVLEISDKYEDIHSFVEATLIDRIGEPGKKLHTGRSRNDQVALDMKLYTRDEIQVLDGLLKELLEVLLHIMEENTETFMPGFTHLQKAQPITLAHHMGAYFEMFRRDRSKLYDIYQRMNYCPLGSGALAGTTYPLDREYTAELLGFAGPTLNSMDSVADRDYVIELMSALSTIMMHLSRFSEEVIIWNSNEYQFVDIDDAYSTGSSIMPQKKNPDIAELVRGKTGRVYGALMSILTTMKGIPLAYNKDMQEDKELAFDAIDTAKGCLALFTGMLRTMKFRKENMENSAKNGFTNATDAADYLVNHGVAFRDAHGIVGQLVLYCLEKDIALDDMTLEEFKAISPVFEADIYEAISMETCVNKRMTIGAPGKEAMEKVIAIYAKYLQECEKTLA, from the coding sequence ATGGCACAGTTATGGGGCGGTCGTTTTACAAAGGAGACGGATCAGCTGGTTTACAATTTCAATGCATCGATTTCGTTTGATCAGAAATTCTATGCACAGGATATGAGAGGAAGTATTGCGCATGTGAAGATGCTCGCAAAACAAGGGATTTTGACCGAGGATGAGCGAGATCAGATCATTGCGGGAATCGAAGGGATTTTGAGTGATGTGGAACGAGGCGTACTTGAAATTTCGGATAAATATGAGGATATTCACAGCTTTGTGGAGGCAACACTTATTGATCGTATTGGAGAACCGGGCAAGAAACTGCATACAGGAAGAAGCCGGAATGATCAGGTTGCACTGGATATGAAACTGTACACAAGGGATGAGATTCAGGTGTTGGATGGACTTTTAAAAGAATTACTGGAAGTTCTTCTTCATATCATGGAAGAAAACACCGAGACATTTATGCCGGGATTCACACATCTTCAAAAAGCACAGCCGATTACACTTGCGCATCATATGGGGGCATATTTTGAGATGTTCCGACGTGATCGTTCCAAACTATACGATATTTACCAAAGGATGAATTATTGTCCGCTTGGTTCGGGAGCACTCGCCGGAACGACATACCCTCTTGACAGAGAGTATACTGCCGAACTTTTGGGATTTGCCGGACCTACATTGAACAGCATGGATTCTGTTGCGGACAGAGATTATGTAATTGAGCTGATGTCAGCATTGTCTACGATCATGATGCATTTGAGCCGTTTTTCGGAAGAGGTGATTATTTGGAATTCGAACGAATATCAGTTTGTGGATATTGATGATGCCTACAGTACGGGAAGCAGCATTATGCCACAGAAAAAGAATCCGGATATCGCAGAATTGGTTCGAGGAAAGACAGGACGTGTCTATGGGGCATTAATGTCGATTTTGACAACGATGAAAGGAATTCCGCTTGCTTATAATAAAGATATGCAGGAAGATAAAGAGTTGGCATTTGATGCGATTGACACAGCAAAAGGATGCCTTGCATTGTTTACAGGGATGCTTCGAACGATGAAATTCCGCAAAGAGAATATGGAAAACAGTGCAAAGAATGGGTTTACCAATGCGACAGATGCAGCGGACTATCTGGTAAATCATGGTGTTGCATTCCGCGATGCACACGGAATTGTAGGACAGCTTGTGCTGTACTGCCTGGAAAAGGATATCGCGTTGGATGACATGACACTAGAAGAATTTAAGGCGATTTCACCGGTTTTTGAGGCGGATATCTATGAGGCAATCAGCATGGAGACATGCGTCAATAAACGTATGACGATTGGCGCGCCTGGAAAAGAAGCGATGGAAAAGGTAATTGCCATCTATGCAAAATATTTGCAGGAATGCGAAAAAACACTTGCATAA
- the lepB gene encoding signal peptidase I, which translates to MEEPKGILKELLGWIVYIAVIIGLTWLIITFVGQRTRVSGHSMEATLHDGDNLIVDKLSYRFRDPKRFEIIVFPYRHKENTYYIKRIIGLPGETVQVKDGYVYIDGEKLDENYGLEVMEDAGIAAEPIELGEDEYFVLGDNRNHSSDSRDPSVGILHIDELIGRAWIRIWPLDSIGVIPHE; encoded by the coding sequence ATGGAAGAACCAAAGGGAATCTTAAAAGAATTATTAGGTTGGATTGTGTATATCGCGGTTATTATCGGGTTGACATGGCTGATTATAACGTTTGTAGGGCAGCGTACACGAGTAAGCGGGCACTCTATGGAGGCAACTTTACATGATGGGGATAATCTCATTGTGGATAAGCTGTCTTACCGTTTCCGGGATCCGAAGCGATTTGAAATTATTGTATTCCCATATAGACATAAAGAAAATACATATTATATCAAGAGAATCATAGGGCTTCCGGGAGAAACAGTTCAGGTGAAGGACGGATATGTTTATATTGACGGAGAGAAGCTGGATGAAAATTATGGGCTGGAAGTGATGGAAGATGCCGGGATTGCGGCAGAGCCGATTGAACTTGGTGAGGATGAATATTTTGTGCTTGGCGATAACAGAAATCATAGCTCAGACAGCCGTGATCCAAGCGTTGGAATTCTTCACATAGATGAGTTGATTGGAAGGGCATGGATTCGGATCTGGCCATTAGACAGTATTGGGGTGATTCCTCATGAATAA
- a CDS encoding mechanosensitive ion channel family protein: MILLADTVGDGAVTKEVTEATSEAVQEVGKFAEYVNDNIPELIGFGVRVLLALVVFFIGTKIIKLLRKIVRRSLQKSTVDKGVEQFVDSMLKFVLYIILIFSIGSNFGIDTTSVAALLASGGVAIGLALQGALSNFAGGVLILILKPFVVGDYIIEDTNKCEGTVKEIQIFYTKLSTVDNKTIVIPNGALANNSLTNVTAKNERRMDLLIDISYEADLRKAKQLIEQILMEEEAVLKEEEVLVFVDSLGASSVVIGTRSWVKTEEYWPTRWRLLERIKLTMDENGIEIPYQQMTVHLPKEEAKQ, encoded by the coding sequence ATGATATTACTGGCAGATACAGTAGGAGATGGGGCAGTTACAAAAGAAGTGACGGAAGCTACATCGGAGGCAGTACAAGAAGTCGGAAAGTTTGCGGAATATGTGAATGATAATATTCCGGAACTGATTGGTTTTGGAGTGCGCGTGCTTCTTGCGCTGGTTGTATTTTTTATTGGAACAAAAATTATCAAGCTGCTTCGGAAGATTGTCAGACGCTCTTTACAAAAATCAACGGTAGACAAAGGAGTAGAGCAGTTTGTCGATTCGATGTTAAAGTTTGTATTGTATATTATTTTGATTTTTTCAATTGGAAGTAATTTTGGCATCGACACGACATCGGTAGCGGCATTGCTGGCATCCGGAGGTGTGGCAATTGGTCTTGCTCTGCAAGGCGCACTATCGAACTTTGCAGGCGGTGTTTTGATTTTGATTTTGAAACCATTTGTAGTGGGAGATTATATTATTGAAGACACGAATAAGTGTGAAGGTACTGTAAAAGAAATCCAAATTTTTTATACAAAACTTTCCACTGTTGACAACAAGACTATTGTAATTCCGAATGGTGCATTGGCAAATAACAGTCTTACCAATGTGACTGCAAAGAATGAGCGGAGAATGGATCTTTTGATAGACATATCCTACGAAGCAGATCTTAGAAAGGCAAAACAGTTGATTGAGCAGATCCTAATGGAAGAGGAAGCGGTATTAAAAGAGGAAGAAGTGTTAGTGTTTGTAGATAGTCTTGGGGCAAGTTCTGTAGTGATTGGAACAAGATCATGGGTGAAGACGGAGGAGTATTGGCCGACGAGATGGAGGCTGCTAGAAAGAATTAAGCTGACAATGGACGAAAATGGTATTGAAATACCTTATCAGCAGATGACTGTGCATTTACCGAAAGAAGAGGCTAAACAGTAA